One Vigna unguiculata cultivar IT97K-499-35 chromosome 7, ASM411807v1, whole genome shotgun sequence genomic region harbors:
- the LOC114192514 gene encoding amino acid transporter AVT1C-like, protein MNNSVSENSFIIESDEEDVEKDSNKGGGDGNDSDSSSYSTENPPQRKPSSYNISWPQSYRQSIDLYSSVPSPNIGFLGTPSLSRLSSSFLSTSLTRRHTPEALPSVTKPLLQEPEDEQHQRRSSHTLLPPLSSRRSSLIKKDSKVSHEVPSRHCSFGQATLNGINVLCGVGILSTPYAAKEGGWFGLSVLFLFAIISFYTGLLLRSCLDSDPELQTYPDIGQAAFGTTGRIAISIVLYVELYACCIEYIILEGDNLSSLFPNARLNLGAFELDSHTLFAVITALAVLPTVWLRDLSILSYISAGGVVASILVVLCLFWVGVDNVGFHSKGTTLNIATFPVAVGLYGYCYSGHAVFPNIYTSMANQNQFPGVLLACFGICTLLYAGAAVMGYTMFGEAILSQFTLNLPQELVATKIAVWTTVVNPFTKFALTISPVAMSLEELIPSNHSKSYLYSFFIRTGLVLSTLVIGLSVPFFGLVMSLIGSLFTMLVSLILPCVCFLKILRSKVTRLQAAVCVTIIIVGVVCSAFGTYSALSEIIKSLRG, encoded by the exons ATGAATAATTCTGTTTCAGAGAACAGTTTTATCATCGAGAGTGATGAAGAGGATGTGGAGAAGGATTCGAacaaaggtggaggtgatggtAACGATTCTGATTCTTCTAGCTACTCAACTGAAAACCCTCCACAGCGAAAGCCAAGTTCTTACAACATCTCGTGGCCTCAGAGTTACAG GCAATCTATTGATCTATACAGTAGTGTGCCATCACCAAACATTGGATTTTTGGGCACACCCTCATTGTCAAGACTAAGCAGTTCTTTCCTTTCTACATCACTAACAAGGAGGCACACTCCTGAAGCACTTCCTTCAGTGACAAAGCCTCTTTTACAAGAACCAGAAGATGAACAGCATCAGAGACGTAGCTCTCACACCTTGCTTCCTCCTCTTTCTTCTAGAAGGTCTTCTTTGATTAAGAAGGATTCCAAGGTTTCTCATGAAGTTCCCTCTCGCCACTGCTCTTTTGGACAAGCTACGCTCAATG gcataaatgttctttgtgGAGTTGGAATCCTTTCTACCCCTTATGCTGCGAAAGAAGGTGGATGGTTTGGGCTCTCAGTGTTGTTTCtttttgcaattatttcattttatactGGGCTGCTCTTGCGTTCCTGTTTGGACAGTGATCCTGAGCTTCAAACATATCCTGATATTGGCCAAGCTGCTTTTGGTACTACTGGACGTATTGCCATTTCA ATAGTGCTGTACGTGGAATTATAT GCTTGTTGcattgaatatataattttggagGGCGACAACTTGTCTTCGTTGTTTCCAAATGCACGCTTGAATTTGGGTGCATTTGAACTGGATTCACATACACTTTTTGCTGTGATTACTGCCTTGGCTGTTCTTCCTACTGTTTGGCTCCGTGATCTAAGCATTCTCAGTTACATATCTG CTGGTGGAGTTGTTGCATCAATTTTGGTGGTTCTCTGCTTGTTTTGGGTTGGCGTAGACAATGTAGGATTTCATAGCAAAGGGACCACACTCAATATTGCAACTTTTCCTGTTGCCGTGGGTCTTTATGGTTACTGCTACTCTGGACATGCTGTTTTCCCAAACATTTATACATCCATGGCAAATCAAAACCAATTCCCTGGAGTGCTCTTAGCATG TTTTGGTATTTGTACCTTATTGTATGCTGGAGCTGCTGTTATGGGATACACAATGTTTGGTGAAGCTATACTCTCTCAATTCACTCTCAACCTGCCTCAAGAATTGGTAGCAACCAAGATTGCTGTTTGGACCACG GTGGTTAATCCATTTACCAA ATTTGCATTGACTATATCTCCGGTGGCAATGAGTCTGGAGGAGTTGATACCATCAAACCATTCCAAGTCTTATCTATATTCCTTCTTCATCAGAACAGGGTTGGTACTTTCCACCCTCGTTATTGGTCTCTCAGTTCCCTTTTTTG GTCTGGTTATGTCATTGATTGGATCATTATTCACAATGCTTGTT TCTTTGATACTACCCTGCGTTTGTTTCCTAAAAATCTTGAGAAGCAAAGTGACACGATTGCAG